A part of Miscanthus floridulus cultivar M001 chromosome 6, ASM1932011v1, whole genome shotgun sequence genomic DNA contains:
- the LOC136457381 gene encoding auxin response factor 1-like isoform X2: MAKGAGRDPELFAELWRACAGPLVELPQTDERVFYFLQGHLEQLQEPTDPALLAEQIKMFQVPNKILCKVVNVELKAETETDEMYAQITLQPEPDQVDLSTLPDPPLPETSRPVVHSFCKILTPSDTSTHGGFSVLRRHANECLPPLDMLMPTPTQELITKDLHGSEWRFKHIYRGQPRRHLLTTGWSTFVTSKKLIAGDAFVYLRSETGEQRVGVRRLVQKQSTMPASVISSQSMHLGVLASASHAIKTNSIFLVYYRPRLSQSQYIVSLNKYLESSKIGFNVGVRFKMSFEGEDVPVKKFSGTVVDKGDLSPQWQGSEWKTLKVKWDEATNFNGPERVSSWEIEPFDASAPAINIPVQPSMKNKRPRETAESLDIHVLAQEFWLSGRPEQHEKTSISSTEPNCISVHQVAWTSEHAGYSAMSSSICQNSAVIGSWFKDFNSSSKGTSPSLPEISQKLFQVTSNDARVPPWPGLSAYQAEEPSSKLSCNTALCSYQTEEVAPKFSIAVEEKKEPGMFRLFGVNLINHTRSSATADKTTVGVGETSMRGAGSFEDSGQLSALSRVTKDHTHLVNESPREIQSHQSCNGRSRIKVQMHGNAVGRAVDLRNLDGYEQLMGELEEMFEIKDLGFKEEWKVTFTNDENEAMEVGAVPWQEFFQMVRKIVIHPIGDGSHMEACPCPGQDGKRDF; the protein is encoded by the exons TGCAAGGTCGTCAACGTCGAGCTCAAG GCCGAGACAGAAACGGACGAGATGTACGCCCAGATCACTCTGCAGCCCGAACCAGAT CAAGTGGATCTGTCCACATTACCTGACCCACCCCTGCCGGAGACGTCAAGGCCTGTTGTGCACTCCTTCTGCAAGATCCTCACACCATCCGACACCAGCACTCATGGCGGTTTCTCCGTTCTTCGGCGTCATGCAAACGAATGCCTCCCACCACTG GATATGTTGATGCCGACCCCAACCCAAGAGCTCATCACAAAGGACCTACATGGATCTGAATGGAGGTTCAAGCACATCTACAGGG GCCAACCCCGTCGGCACCTTCTGACTACTGGATGGAGCACGTTTGTCACATCAAAGAAGCTGATTGCTGGTGACGCTTTTGTCTACCTGAG GAGTGAGACAGGAGAGCAGCGTGTCGGAGTGAGGCGCCTTGTGCAGAAGCAAAGCACAATGCCAGCATctgttatatcaagccaaagcaTGCATCTTGGGGTGCTTGCAAGTGCATCACATGCTATTAAGACTAATTCCATTTTCCTAGTGTATTATAGACCAAG GTTAAGCCAAAGCCAATACATCGTCAGTCTGAACAAATACCTTGAATCAAGTAAAATTGGATTTAATGTGGGCGTGAGGTTTAAGATGAGTTTTGAAGGGGAAGACGTCCCTGTAAAGAA GTTTTCTGGAACTGTTGTCGATAAAGGAGATCTTTCTCCACAATGGCAAGGTTCTGAATGGAAGACATTGAAG GTCAAATGGGACGAAGCCACAAACTTCAATGGCCCTGAGAGGGTTTCCTCTTGGGAAATTGAACCATTCGATGCATCCGCACCTGCCATCAACATACCTGTGCAACCATCAATGAAAAACAAAAGGCCGAGGGAGACAGCTGAAAGCCTGGATATTCATGTGCTGG CTCAAGAATTCTGGCTCTCTGGAAGGCCTGAACAGCATGAGAAGACAAGTATAAGCTCTACCGAACCCAATTGTATATCTGTACATCAAGTCGCTTGGACAAGTGAACACGCAGGATACAGTGCCATGAGTAGTTCGATTTGTCAGAATTCTGCAGTAATTGGGAGCTGGTTCAAGGACTTCAATTCCTCAAGCAAAGGGACCTCCCCTTCGTTGCCAGAGATATCTCAGAAACTGTTTCAGGTCACCAGCAACGACGCGAGGGTTCCTCCTTGGCCTGGGCTCTCTGCTTACCAAGCTGAGGAGCCCTCTTCCAAGTTGTCTTGCAACACTGCTCTGTGCAGCTACCAGACCGAGGAGGTTGCTCCAAAATTTTCCATTGCCGTCGAAGAAAAGAAGGAACCGGGCATGTTCCGTCTGTTTGGCGTCAATTTAATTAACCATACTAGGAGTAGTGCTACCGCTGACAAGACGACTGTGGGAGTAGGGGAAACATCGATGCGAGGTGCTGGTTCTTTTGAAGACTCTGGTCAGCTATCGGCGCTTTCAAGAGTCACGAAAGATCATACGCACTTGGTGAATGAAAGCCCCCGAGAAATTCAAAGCCATCAGAGTTGCAATGGAAGAAGTCGTATCAAG GTTCAAATGCATGGAAATGCTGTGGGCAGAGCTGTGGATTTAAGAAATCTGGATGGGTATGAACAGTTGATGGGTGAGCTTGAAGAGATGTTTGAGATAAAAGACCTTGGCTTCAAAGAGGAATGGAAGGTTACTTTCACTAACGATGAGAATGAGGCAATGGAAGTCGGAGCTGTTCCTTGGCA GGAGTTTTTCCAGATGGTGAGGAAGATCGTGATCCATCCCATTGGAGATGGGAGCCATATGGAGGCTTGCCCTTGCCCGGGGCAGGATGGGAAGAGGGACTTTTAG
- the LOC136457381 gene encoding auxin response factor 1-like isoform X1, with protein MAKGAGRDPELFAELWRACAGPLVELPQTDERVFYFLQGHLEQLQEPTDPALLAEQIKMFQVPNKILCKVVNVELKAETETDEMYAQITLQPEPDQVDLSTLPDPPLPETSRPVVHSFCKILTPSDTSTHGGFSVLRRHANECLPPLDMLMPTPTQELITKDLHGSEWRFKHIYRGQPRRHLLTTGWSTFVTSKKLIAGDAFVYLRSETGEQRVGVRRLVQKQSTMPASVISSQSMHLGVLASASHAIKTNSIFLVYYRPRLSQSQYIVSLNKYLESSKIGFNVGVRFKMSFEGEDVPVKKFSGTVVDKGDLSPQWQGSEWKTLKVKWDEATNFNGPERVSSWEIEPFDASAPAINIPVQPSMKNKRPRETAESLDIHVLEPAQEFWLSGRPEQHEKTSISSTEPNCISVHQVAWTSEHAGYSAMSSSICQNSAVIGSWFKDFNSSSKGTSPSLPEISQKLFQVTSNDARVPPWPGLSAYQAEEPSSKLSCNTALCSYQTEEVAPKFSIAVEEKKEPGMFRLFGVNLINHTRSSATADKTTVGVGETSMRGAGSFEDSGQLSALSRVTKDHTHLVNESPREIQSHQSCNGRSRIKVQMHGNAVGRAVDLRNLDGYEQLMGELEEMFEIKDLGFKEEWKVTFTNDENEAMEVGAVPWQEFFQMVRKIVIHPIGDGSHMEACPCPGQDGKRDF; from the exons TGCAAGGTCGTCAACGTCGAGCTCAAG GCCGAGACAGAAACGGACGAGATGTACGCCCAGATCACTCTGCAGCCCGAACCAGAT CAAGTGGATCTGTCCACATTACCTGACCCACCCCTGCCGGAGACGTCAAGGCCTGTTGTGCACTCCTTCTGCAAGATCCTCACACCATCCGACACCAGCACTCATGGCGGTTTCTCCGTTCTTCGGCGTCATGCAAACGAATGCCTCCCACCACTG GATATGTTGATGCCGACCCCAACCCAAGAGCTCATCACAAAGGACCTACATGGATCTGAATGGAGGTTCAAGCACATCTACAGGG GCCAACCCCGTCGGCACCTTCTGACTACTGGATGGAGCACGTTTGTCACATCAAAGAAGCTGATTGCTGGTGACGCTTTTGTCTACCTGAG GAGTGAGACAGGAGAGCAGCGTGTCGGAGTGAGGCGCCTTGTGCAGAAGCAAAGCACAATGCCAGCATctgttatatcaagccaaagcaTGCATCTTGGGGTGCTTGCAAGTGCATCACATGCTATTAAGACTAATTCCATTTTCCTAGTGTATTATAGACCAAG GTTAAGCCAAAGCCAATACATCGTCAGTCTGAACAAATACCTTGAATCAAGTAAAATTGGATTTAATGTGGGCGTGAGGTTTAAGATGAGTTTTGAAGGGGAAGACGTCCCTGTAAAGAA GTTTTCTGGAACTGTTGTCGATAAAGGAGATCTTTCTCCACAATGGCAAGGTTCTGAATGGAAGACATTGAAG GTCAAATGGGACGAAGCCACAAACTTCAATGGCCCTGAGAGGGTTTCCTCTTGGGAAATTGAACCATTCGATGCATCCGCACCTGCCATCAACATACCTGTGCAACCATCAATGAAAAACAAAAGGCCGAGGGAGACAGCTGAAAGCCTGGATATTCATGTGCTGG AACCAGCTCAAGAATTCTGGCTCTCTGGAAGGCCTGAACAGCATGAGAAGACAAGTATAAGCTCTACCGAACCCAATTGTATATCTGTACATCAAGTCGCTTGGACAAGTGAACACGCAGGATACAGTGCCATGAGTAGTTCGATTTGTCAGAATTCTGCAGTAATTGGGAGCTGGTTCAAGGACTTCAATTCCTCAAGCAAAGGGACCTCCCCTTCGTTGCCAGAGATATCTCAGAAACTGTTTCAGGTCACCAGCAACGACGCGAGGGTTCCTCCTTGGCCTGGGCTCTCTGCTTACCAAGCTGAGGAGCCCTCTTCCAAGTTGTCTTGCAACACTGCTCTGTGCAGCTACCAGACCGAGGAGGTTGCTCCAAAATTTTCCATTGCCGTCGAAGAAAAGAAGGAACCGGGCATGTTCCGTCTGTTTGGCGTCAATTTAATTAACCATACTAGGAGTAGTGCTACCGCTGACAAGACGACTGTGGGAGTAGGGGAAACATCGATGCGAGGTGCTGGTTCTTTTGAAGACTCTGGTCAGCTATCGGCGCTTTCAAGAGTCACGAAAGATCATACGCACTTGGTGAATGAAAGCCCCCGAGAAATTCAAAGCCATCAGAGTTGCAATGGAAGAAGTCGTATCAAG GTTCAAATGCATGGAAATGCTGTGGGCAGAGCTGTGGATTTAAGAAATCTGGATGGGTATGAACAGTTGATGGGTGAGCTTGAAGAGATGTTTGAGATAAAAGACCTTGGCTTCAAAGAGGAATGGAAGGTTACTTTCACTAACGATGAGAATGAGGCAATGGAAGTCGGAGCTGTTCCTTGGCA GGAGTTTTTCCAGATGGTGAGGAAGATCGTGATCCATCCCATTGGAGATGGGAGCCATATGGAGGCTTGCCCTTGCCCGGGGCAGGATGGGAAGAGGGACTTTTAG